From Punica granatum isolate Tunisia-2019 chromosome 1, ASM765513v2, whole genome shotgun sequence:
TAGACATTTGACCATCATCTAGATCTTCGCAACATTCCTCTGGGTTCTGCTTCTGCAATCCTACTCTGTACCGCTTCCTGGACCCCGAGCTAGCAGAATCATTATCCACAATATTTAGAGAAGGGAGATTTGAGGCAGCGAGATCATCCTTGGCCACTTCTGTGCAGGAACTCAACTTATTCTTCAGGATCATCTGCTGCTTCCTAACTTCTTCAATGTCTGAACAAAGAAGAGAAACTGTATCTTGTAACCTGTCGGCCACCTCTTGTTTCCTTTGTTGCATCAGCAAAAGGAACTCTAGCAACAACTCTTGCTCCTCTATTTTCTCTCGGAGCTCTAGGGCAGCTTCACGATCTTCAAAGTTATCTCTTGGCTCATTAAGGAATTGACTCTGCAATAACTCACTGCAAATTGCATCCAAAAGAAAGATGAGACGTGATTAGCAGGGTGCACAATGATAATAATACACGAAAAACCTAAATGCAGCTTATGGGAGACAATCACCAGAAAGACAAGCAGCAAACTATATTTATGAGATGGAATTGAGGACTCGAAATATTCTCAATAATATGATTCTACTTTTGCATTAAATGGAGAATGCTTTTGGATGATATGATTCTACTTTCGCATTATATGTCAATCAAATGTTAAATGGAAAAATTACCTCATTTTCGGACGGCTACTAGGATCTGGATGGAGTAACCATAAGCAGAAGGAGGCTTCCTTCGGCCACTTCAGTAGCAACTGGGGAGGAAGAAGTCTATGCCTTAGACTAGACATAGTTTGGCTTTTCTCTTCCCTCGAGCTAAATGGGCAGAATAACTGCTCAGACAAAAACATTCTCAATTGGAGACTGCAACTGACTGTATCCAGTCCcagaatataaagaaaatataaatcagaacaaaaagattcaaataaataattctaaGAGATTATCAATAGAGTTGGCCATGAACCTCAAAGAGGAGGACTCCAAGGCGGTAAATGTCCGAAGCACAGGAACTAGGTGCCCCAGCAACCTCTTCAGGACTAGTATACCAAGTAGTCTCCATAAGCAACACCTGCTTCATCGGGAATGCTTGCGTCTTTTCTTCTCCTTGTTCAACATTCCCATCTTTAACTCTATCCATCCTAGCAGCTTCCACAGATGATGCTTGAGTTCCATACATGGAGCTTGATTGCATGCAACAGGTTCCTGATGATGTATTCGTCGAAGATCCAATTAATTGGAAATTGTCGGTTCCTAGTGTACTTCTCTGTTGATGCAACTCATCGGGCAATGAATGAGGCTCATCTTTAAAATCAGTTTGGCTGTTGAGGCCCTCATCCAGAGAGTCTGATCCAGAATCTGAACAAGAAGCAGATTCAATGAAGGTGACCCGATTGAATGAAGACATCACAAAGCATGATGGCCGAACATTCTGCACAACAACACCTTGCGAATGGGCTACATCAACAATCTCCACAATTTGCCTAAATATGTGAAGGCACTCGAATTCATCGACTTGACGTTCGGGCTTGTCCAACCACTGTCTCAAGCTGATATCATCCCATTCTAGTGCACGCAGGAAAGGATTAGCAGCAAGAGCTATCACCTCCTCACAGTCCCGGGATGAAATTGCTTGGCTCTTAAGGTTGTTTGAAGATGCCAATACAGCTCGATCTCGGTCCTTCCTGTACCTGGAATCCTGCGATTCATCACCTAGAAAGCTGATTCTATCATCCCCAAGCAGCCTCTGATTCCTGTCGGAAATAACAGAAGTATTTAACCCCCTAGAACTGTCAGACTTGTGCCAAGCTGACTCGGAAGAACCTTCCATTGTTATCCACCCAATGCTGCATGAAACCCAGAACAAACACATCCAAGAAATGGGGGTATTCTCCGACTCCGGCTGCACTCTCTAACTTCCACCATAGCCATTATTCATGAAGGAGATACTCCATGCGAGGAAAGCGTATCAAATTAAGCCGACATCAACCCAAAGTCCCAACCTATTGCGAGGACAAAACTCCCTGCTGGGCGCAAAACGCAGATTACCAAGATGAGATTTTCCGTACAAATCACAACAGTGAACTGTGATTACTGACCCGATATcgcataaaaaattcaaaattcccAATTAAATGCACAGCCGAGAATATACAGCAAGAACTACAACAGAACCCACCAAAAGCAAAGAGATGCCAAGAGGAACAGTTAAGGTGTACCTTCAACAAAATACAGGCCAGATAGAGTATAGTACCCGTCGAAAAGAACATGTAGCAAGAGAAGAGTGCGCCGCGGACTATTCTTGCAGGTCTTGTTTTATGTTCATACATACAGCCCCCTTTGcagtgtgagagagagagagagagagagtggtaGGAGAGAGGTACCAATAGAAGAGAGGAGAACCACCGTCAAAGAATGATCTTTTCTTGTTTCTCCTGTTCTTGCTAGGCCAACCTGAGAAGAGAGCCACACAACCAGAGGGAACCTTTATTGCACATCTCTCCCGCTGGAGCACCACAGCCTCATAAAATTCCCTTCCATTTTTCTCCCCAACAAGAAAACAGACAaaatcccccccccccccacataAACAAAAATCGCCCTACTCCCTctgaattaaataaaaaagcttCTCTCTTCACCCACCCCCATCTGCTTCCTTCAATGGACTGCGTGTTTCAATTGGGTCTCTCGCTGCTCCAATTGGGTGTGCGTGCGTGCGTGCGTGAGTGTGATTattattcataatatatattttactttcaAAAGACACTGTTAATACTCCCTTTCATTTCACAAGCGAATTTtaatagtgtgtttggttttacagttgatttgaattttgattttaattaatttgtaatgattgtgatgttgaattattaaaaaaaaatgaaaaagtaatgaatagttgagagaatttagtattcaaatattattttgaatactaaattctctcaactattcattactttttcatattttttctcataattcaataatataatcattaaaattcaattaaaattaaaactcaattctaaaattaaactcacaataataaaacattgttggatgtttttccttttcttgcttttggaaaaaaaaatccaggGACCAAGGTCACACTCTTTTTCCACGGCTCATTTATGCTTTTTTATCCTCCTTTATTCCAAGGGGACGACGTGGCGCCATTGCAACCTCAGCCTCGGCTTTCCAGAAAAGGGCCATGGTCTCTGACAatcaaaatatagaaaaatcgGTGGGCCATGGAATTgggaattaaaatattaaattaaccACCATGCTGTTTCTGGTAATTTTCTCGGAAAGGAGACGCATTTAGGGTTTAATCTAGTGGCTAAAGCCACTACGCTTTGTTTCCTGAAGAGGAAAGTGGAGGATTAAGTCAAAGCTAGATGAATAAACAAATAGGATTTTGAGTTAAACAGCCATTAATTTAAGGCCTACATCCATCCCAGATTCCTACGCTGAGCTCATGAAATTCAGTTCTGGTGAATTAAATAATCCGCCCCGCACCATTATCAGAGACACGTGATTGAATTGAACAATCAAACAAGCACAGTCAATCGAGCTGCTAATTTTAATAATCGTACTCACCGCAGCTCTGATTTCGATGCGGGCATCGATGGGAACGTGGTGGTGGAACGGTGATGACCAGGAGAGATGAACAGTGGAGCAATATGACCTAAATCGGTGCGATCGTAGTAGCTTGACGGAGCTCAGCTCGCGCAGTTCAGTGACAGAGGAGGGAGTGTTCACGGAGTAACGCGGAAGGGTGGCACGAGAGCAGTTGAGGGAAAGGGTGGGATTTCGTTTGTCCGTCTGCGTCAGCTGACAACTGTGGTCATCCTCCAAAcagtggaagaagaagaagaagaggagggagAGCAAAGCATCCATGAAATTCGGAATTCttagataatttatttatcgagAATTTCACAAATCACGTGTCGCgaataaatcaataaaatgcGATTTTATTTTCACGTACCAAATATGTTACCCGTAATTACTTTCAAGGATTTATATTTCTCATTCGATCTCAATTTGTACTTATTTGTTAAGCTAAAACGGTGTATGTAAAtacttacccaaaaaaaaaaagggtgtaTGTAGATGCAAATATTAGAGCGTGATAGCATGTCGGAGATTTGGGGATCCACTTTGGCCTATTTAATACTAGAATTAGTGGACCGTACCCAAATTTCAGGGGTGAAAAAAGTGAACAAAGGTTTTACTTTAGGGGACCATGCTAGGATCCTTCAAGTCTCATTCCACATCATAATAATGATGAATTTACTATGTCGTGATAATGCTGAAGTTTCCTCGTATTGATGCAAAATTGTAATTTGAGTGCGATTGCAAATGTTTGGTGATTCATCGTAAGTCTAGAACTGTAAAATTCACTCCGTATTATCTTAACtattgaataatttaaaagcgtgtaatattttattgttttaaaaaaattaaataattattatgtgatgtattaaataaataaataatttagaaTAACATTATGCGATAGAATATATTTAGaggataatttttaataactaCATGTACTTCcaacttaaaattttaatacccAACTTACCATgccataagaaaaaaaaaagagatgtgGGGATGGAGGCCGTGATATCAATTCATATATAGTAAGTGATGAAATGAAAAACGCCATAATTTCAATATAGACTTCCTTTTATATGTGGAAAAAGAAGTTATTTTGGATAGTTTGCTTATACGGTgcaaatttttagatttttcataCCCTACAGCAGCAATATAAACTCTTAGATCCTCTTATTTAACACGAATCGTCcattgtccttttttttttttgaagtatCTATAGTTTTACTTTACTATTTTCCTCTCAACAAACCTTAACTAGTGTTACAAGTTAACCCTTTATGCGTGGACTAATGAGGAAGTAGTGGTCGCAATCGGGCGACTCGGAGCTATCCTCGATTGTGCACTCGAGTGATTGGTATGAGACGACGCTTAGGCATGATCCTTTCGAGGTCTACGGACTTGAGATTCTAGCGGGGATAAGGTACTATTCATGAACTCTCATGGGTTGTTTGATTTTGAGCAGCTCAGAGCAAAGAAATAAGAGGAGTATTGGGAAGAGAGGTTCAGAGGGCACATTGATACAAGGCCCTATGCCCTCAATCCATTAGCATCGATGTTTCCTTCTACGGAGCTGACTTTGTTTATAGGATACCTGAACATACCACTGACATCGCCCTCAAGCCGACCCGTGGCCCTAGTATTGACCACTCTGAGCCATACAGACTGTTCAATTTAGATTTTAGACGTACGTACATACACGACTCGTTTTTTGGGATTTACGGTTACGAATCTATTTCCTTCATGCTTTCCCGTGGGAAATCGAGAAGGACTTCTTGGTTCTTTTGGTCGAATGCAGCTGAGATGTAGATAGATGTTCTTGGTGAAGGTTAGGATGTAGATTCAGGCATTTTACTCCCATCTTCAAGGAATCGGATCGATGCATTCTAGATAAGCGAGGCGGGGATTGTGGACACGTTCTTCTTCGTGGGCATTGGGCCCTAAGATGTCGTGAGGCAATATACAAGCATAACTGGTACCGCAAATGCCTCAGCTATTTGCCACAGCTTGCCACCAATGTAGGTGGAACTATAGGGATGAAGAGGATGTAGAAAATGTAGACTCGAAGTTCGATGACCAATGACATCCCTTACGATGTCTTATGGCTTGATATCGATTTTGCCTCAACTATTTTGCAACTATAGGAATGAAGAGGTGGCCGGCGACCTTGATTGGAGGTAGTGGCCGCAATCAGGGCCACCATCTCCGGAATCGAaggatttctcttttttttctttaatagcttttattaaaaaaactcGACGGAAACACGTGTGGGctaaaatcacatttttttaaaaaattgaaggatGAGATAGTGATTTTTCTGGGgctgtttttaaaattttaaaacttgaaaaaatgGACGGTCAAGATTAAATTGAGGAAAATCTAAAGGCTTAAAAAGCTTTTGCACAGTATagaacttttaaaaatatgtacTGTATAATTTGGGTTTTGGATAACCATTgatttcataaaatttattttacttatagTGGTTTCGTAACATGATCGTTAAGTTGGAAAACTAGAAAACGATCATAATTCTCAAGACTAGACCAATTTTCACGATAATAACGCTAAAACCGGATTGATCTAATAATAACAAGCTCTTTTAAGCATCGAGTcacatttttctaattttctcatttcaGACAATAAGTCCAACCCATACAATCCCCATAAAAcgagaaaatcttaaatgatCCTACTTCACAATGATGTGGTGAGGATTAACTTATAAGATTATTTCAATTAACGTATTTATCACAATTAATCAAGTGATTAGCATTCATTATTCTATTTATTGCAATGTAATTAGTATTTTTTCATGCCACGTGACGATATAAGATCACCAAAGAATCTCTCAATTACCATCAAATCCATGTCTAAAGTCTGTTTTCAGCACCTAGTCTGATTTTGATTACATGTCTAAACGAAAACCTGATTTTTTAACTATTACCTCATTTATAGGATATGGTTAAAAAGTTGAAAGCACCCATTGATCttatttttatcatataatttaaaataaaatagagaaattGAATGACAATATTATCCATATAATACtattttcctttctctctttcaTCCAACGTGTCaatctttcctcttttttggTGAACATGTCAATCTCTAATTATTTCTCTCTTAAGTTCACAATTTCATGTTCAATcgtattatttttgtttccttttcaatttttatctctaacttttactttttatttttcgcaccattaatttttttgtcttttaaaACAATAAACTCATCCATAAGTATATTGAAAAATCGTTACAATTGTCAGGCGGTTTGCATGGGTAGAGTCCGGTCTAGTATATGCATATACGTATACGTAGATATAGATAAGAAAATTGCATTGTGGGCTATTATCAATTTTGTGGGCCCAAATTGTATTATCATGGGGACGGAGGTATTGGACTTGTGACTGTTAGTCCCATTACTAGGCCCAAATCTATATAGGAATTCCTTCATTTTTTGTCATCAATCATGTGAATTaagcaaagaaaaatataaatcatatgCTAATGTACTATAACTAACATGGATAGATTCACATATTTAGAcgctcttttctttttccaaacAAATTATTCGTTCTCgagttatataaataaaaagaatccACGATTGAATTTTAACCTTTAGTGATTCCGACGTATCTTAAGCTATTCTAAAGTTCCGTTGGgagacaaaaggaaaaaaagaaaaaaaaagaatctgcTTACGTACAACATAAAAGTAAATTACGTCCCATTGGTACCCGAGGTTCAGTAATCGGAATACTTATATCTCGATCATACTTCCTATAGTGTTTCATCGTCCATTTTCCATCTTGATTTGCTCGACGGTTCATCGCCGAACATTAGATTAATCGTGGATAGTCTGTTTTAAGGCTCGTCCGAGAGACATAATCAGTAATgttccgtttggtttcgcagttaaaatcacaaaaattttaactttaattttaacttaacacactatacaacaaaaatacacatttttcaattttaactttaactttttaactcaacatactatataatcatttatcattttttacaatcaaaatccaaattacttttaattctgaaaccaaacCCACCATCATTATAAGTGTTGCTAACTAGTCAGTTGTCACTTGTCccaccccccaaaaaaaatacttcGTCACCAACTGAACTTATCCCCGCTCTAACTCCGGTCGTGTCATGTCCACCGAGCAGCAAGAACATGGAGATGCGGCTTCGTCGAACTGTACTCTCCAACAGGGTTTTGCTGATCGAGTGGGTTGACTTGTCGTCCCTCACACCACGACGGTTTTGGATTCGGGGGGCATGAAAGGTTCGTCCTTTATGCTGAGCTGCTTGAACTTCGATCTATTTTCATTGTAATAATCAGCTGCTGATGTTTCCTTTTGACACTCTCTGACGAAGGTCTTTGGTCGAATTGGGTATAGAGTTCgtgctttttctttcttcaccTGATGCTTGGGTCCTGAATTTTGGCGAATCGTTGTTGGTGGAGACTCTGTAAGTGAAGCTGTCAAGGCTAGGCTGAATCAGGGCTTGAATCTTTTCCGTGTAATATTTATTATCTGGGGAGAAACGTCAGGAAGTTAGTGCAGAATCAGGATCACTTGCGACCGTTAGAAAGAAAGCTAGGGCAGAAAGATTTCCCATCTCGGTTTGATTCGATAGAAAGTTCGTGTTTTCGAGTCCGATTCGCCTGATGGGTTCACCGGCGTTCTTTGTGATCTGTAACCTACATTCCATGGTAGCCATTGCGTGTGGAGGCTTAATGATGTTCTACTTGGCTGAGATATCCTCCATTAAGTTCCAGGGATCGACGCCTCACGATCAGCTACTGATCCGAACCTCGGATTCCTTCTCGGGTCTGCTCCTAGTGGCGATTGGGTTGTTACTGCTGATGGTGTCTTTTGTCAGGAACAGAGATTTCCAGAGCTTCTTCGCCAAAGGTTGCGTGGTTCTCCATGTTTCAATGGCCGTCTGGAGGTTTTGCTTTGAGCGGAAGGTCGAAGATCTCATTCACAAGTGGCCGAGGCAGGTCCTTGGTGACATTGCTCTGGCTCTTTCCTGGGTCTTCTTTCTCGTGTACTCCTGGAGGGAGAAGTATGATTAGGAAGAGATTGGGTCATTCTGCTAAGATGGTGTCGTGAGGACATTCTTCCCCATAATCGCAAAACCATACAAATTAGCTCTACTGATGAACAAAAAATGTTGCTTCATTAATTGCAACTCTTGATCGCTTCTTCCACAGCTCAACTGTGAGATTATTCTTCTCTACATGACGAAATGCAATTTAGCTGGGTTTGAATATGATAGGCTCGATGGATAGCGAATTTTCCGGGTTTATCCAGAAAATGGATGTCTAGCTTCTCCAGGATGGTTCGGTTGACATGGTTGACTGCATTTTTAGAGATAATCAATTCTAGGTATGGGCTTCTCTTCATAAGATTGAAGTGCGGTCAAGCTAGCAGCGGCAGTACAGCTCTGGGTCGGCACTCTTTGATTGAGGTTAGCTACCAGGCAGGATGAAGAATCAGACACCTGCTCTGTTGAGTTGGGATATTTTGCTCCCTCTAATGTCATAGCGAGTACTTTGAACAGATGGTGCTTTCTTGATTTGTTCGGAGATGTATATATGCTGTCCGGTTCCATTGCTGCCTGTCTGCGAGTATAGTTTCCTTGTGGAGATCGTTCACTGATTATACAGAGAAAATGGAGATGTGTATGTGTTCACTTCACCTGCAATGGCCCTTTTGATATACCAGTGTATCCATTGGAATAAAAAAAGCGTGCCCGGTTGGCTGGTATCCAAAGAAGCCTTGCTGATCGCCCTTCTCGCTTCCTTGTTAATCTTGAAAAAGAGCTACGAGTTGAGTACACCAGGACACCCTAAGAAAATGAGGGAGAGTTCTGGGAACTCAAATCTCGCACAGATTGGCTCTCAGAGGGCGATCGAAACACTAGATTCTTTCATGTAAGCACCCTTTTAAAGCGGAATTTTAACAAAATCACGGCTCTTAAAATTCCTGTTGGATCATGGGTTACTGATCCTGATCAGCTTACCACTCACGTGAACTCTTTTTTCACGAAGCTTTACAGCACTGAACACATTTCATCCCGCTTGAATCAAAACATTGAGTTGGATACAGAGCATATCTTTTCACCCCAGGCCATTCAAGATCTGTCTCGAGTCTCGACCCATTTCTGATCTGGAAATTCTCAGTGCTCTCATAAACCTAAAGGCCTACAAAGCCCCTGGTCCCGATGGCCTTCATCCTGTTTTCTTTCAAAAACATTGGACCATTGTCAAAGATTCCATTATTTCTTTTGTAAGAAATGTTTTCCAGAGAGGCAAATTTCCCGAGGGAGCCAATGACACCCTTAACTCCGTCATCCCATAGTGTTCTTGTCCGGAATCCATTAATCAATTCCGGCCCATAAGCCTCTGTAATGCTACTTACAAAatcatttcaaaaaatttggTGAGGGGCTAACAACCTTTTCTCGATAGTTTCATTTCCCCTTTCAATCTAATTTTATCAAGGGATGTCGTGTGGCGGACAATGTGGTTTTATTGCGTGAAGCTCACATGTccctaaaaaataaacaaggtGAAAAAGGTTTATGATCTTGAAACTTGATCTTGAGAAAGCTTTGATCGAGTTGGGTGGGGGTTTGTTTgaaattttctctctttttacGAACACCCTGATGTCTTTACACGAGTGGTTATGCATTGTATATCCTCGACTAATACCAATGTTCTTTTCAATGTCCATTGAATCTTTCGTACCCTCGTGAGGAATCCGACAAGGCGACCTATTATCATCGTTTATGTTTTTATCCTTGGAATGgaaattctctctcttctcatAGAGCAAGAATCTGCCAAGGGTGAATGGAAGGGGATATGCCCTTCCCTTGCTCATGGAGTGATTACTCTCTCCCACTTATTCTTTGCGGATGATATCCTCTTATTTGGAGTTGTGGATCACAATACTTGTTTGTCCATTAAAAATACCTTGGATTATTTTTGCAGGATTTCTggtcaaaaaattaattttaccaaatccatggttttttttttttatgaaaccAAATCCAGGGTTATCTTCTCCAAAAATACTCCGGTTAGGATGAAGAGTTTTGTCCAAAGTACTTTGGGCATCTCTGAATCCCCCACACTTGGAAAATATTTGGGTTTTCCCATGGAAATGTCTTCAAGTCgatcctcttctttttttatttcttggtAGATACGTTCAAGGATAAATTATCGGGCTGGAAAGCAAAATCTTCTTTCTATGGCTGGTAGAGTCATCCTTGCAAAATCTGTCCTTACTTCCGTTCCCTCGCATATCATGCAATGCACACTCCTTGCTCAAACTATTTGTAGTTCTCTTGACCCTCTAACTCGAAACGTCATATGGGGATCTACTGATAGCCGGAAAAAGCTCCGTTTCTTAGGGTGGGACTGCATTACTAGCCGTAAGGGAGAAGGAAGATTAGGTATTCCCTCAACCGAGGGTAGTAATACCGCTCTCTTGGGCAGCTTTGCCCGAAGACTTCAGAGCGACGATAGACCTTGGTCCAAAGTGCTCAAAAGAAAGTACTTTCCATTCTAagtatttaaattttcttaatggCTCGGCCATCACCGCTGGTACACAGTTGTGTTCATTAGGTACTAAATGGGTCATGGGAGATGGCACAAATATAAGCTTGTGGAATGATTGTTGGCCAGGCAAAGAGCCCCTGAGATCGCAAACTCCTAGTCCTCTTTTGCCTGTTGATAATAATCTCAAAGTGGCTGAATTTTTGTGCGATAATTGTACTTGGGATGAAAGCAAGCTATCCTTCCACCTCCCGGGAAATATTATAGATCTCATTTGTAATATCCCTCGAAGTGTGACTGGTAATGGTGGGAATGATAGGATGGTATGGAAATGCTTTTCAAATGGTATTTTCACCACCAGCTCAGCTTATGTTCTAGCATGTGGGAGGGATCTCTTTCCACTAGCAATTCATGGCAATGGCTCTGGAAAACCGACACTGTGCCAAGAATACAACATTTTTCCTGAGCATTCcatggaaaattatttttccatttgctgTGTGGACCCTTTGGAAGCAGAGGAACAACTTCATTTTCGATAAGAAATGATTACATCCTCAACCTGATCGTCTTTGTCTGGAACTCGCGGCTGAGCATTTTGCCTCGACTACTCCTGCAAGAAAGTGAGCAAATAGGAAATTCTAGTGCATTGGACCCCTCCTCCTTATGGATGGTTCAAGCTGAACTCTGATGGTTCATCGGGGAAAGCAGGAGCTGGTGGGGTCATTCGCAACCACCTAGGAGGCTGGATCAAGGGCTTCTCCCATTACTTGGGGACCACGACCAGCTTAATGGCAGAGTGTTGGGCTCTTCGGGGACGGGCTATTCATGGCTCGGGATTTAGGCTTTCAATCTCTTATTTGTTGAATTGGATGCCCGAGTGGTAGCTGACCTATTCGTGCGATGATTTGATACTGATGCCTATCATTTTCGATTACAAGATTCTAGCAAGTCCCTTCACTACTTTTAAGATTGGACATGCACTTGGAGAAGCTAACTCGGTGGCGGACTTTCTTGCTCGGAATGCTCGGGAGGCACCTCCTTACTGGCCTTACAACTCTGGCCAGAGCTATACTGTCTATTTTTATTCTCCTCCTGTAGGGATTTACGATTTCTTATTGTCTGATCAGATGAGTATTGGTAAAACCCGTACTGTGCGTACTAACCGATGTATTTCAGATGACAATGGCCACtttccaatatatataattttccttatattaacaaaattctaaataattaataaaggagAACGATTTTAATCGACTCAATTTGGCCCAAATTTAGAGTCCCAAAAGCCCAAAGAGAAGAGTGACGTGGCCCACTTGGACCCTTGCATTGCACCTATGAGACTCAGAACGCCTTAGTTCTTTCCCAGCATTTGTTCTTCGAAGAGCTGCGTTGTCTCCAACCCAAAGCAATAACAGGAGAGCTGCCTTGTCGAACGACCTCTCGTGAGATCCCTCGGCGGCGGAAATCGAACGGTAAGCTTTCACAGTTTTGTTGCTCCTCCGACATTTCTGTGCTGGTCTTGTCGATGTTTTGTTTTCTGGGATTGAGTCGGAGAGCGCCAGTTGCTTACCCGAGACGCTGATGTCGGCTCTGCAGCTAAAAGTCGTGGATGTTTCAAGCTGGTTGTCCGTTCTACAGAACTTCGAGTTATCAGCTATGGTGATAGAAAATTGTGTGTATCGATAATCGTGCTGGCAGATTTATATAGATTAACTGAACAACGTACACACGCTCGCAGTTGTTACCTCTATAACCTCCA
This genomic window contains:
- the LOC116189519 gene encoding protein SPA1-RELATED 3-like isoform X2, with the protein product MCLFWVSCSIGWITMEGSSESAWHKSDSSRGLNTSVISDRNQRLLGDDRISFLGDESQDSRYRKDRDRAVLASSNNLKSQAISSRDCEEVIALAANPFLRALEWDDISLRQWLDKPERQVDEFECLHIFRQIVEIVDVAHSQGVVVQNVRPSCFVMSSFNRVTFIESASCSDSGSDSLDEGLNSQTDFKDEPHSLPDELHQQRSTLGTDNFQLIGSSTNTSSGTCCMQSSSMYGTQASSVEAARMDRVKDGNVEQGEEKTQAFPMKQVLLMETTWYTSPEEVAGAPSSCASDIYRLGVLLFELFCPFSSREEKSQTMSSLRHRLLPPQLLLKWPKEASFCLWLLHPDPSSRPKMSELLQSQFLNEPRDNFEDREAALELREKIEEQELLLEFLLLMQQRKQEVADRLQDTVSLLCSDIEEVRKQQMILKNKLSSCTEVAKDDLAASNLPSLNIVDNDSASSGSRKRYRVGLQKQNPEECCEDLDDGQMSNATPEKQDSFLLKSSRLMKNFKKLESAYFLTRRRSIKPPGRPLIRLTPMNSEGKGSVVITERSSVNNPASKEQHHESRHSQWIGPFLEGLCKYLSFSKFRVKADLKQGDLLNSSNLVCSLSFDRDGEYFATAGVNKKIKVFECNTILMEDRDIHYPVVEMGCRSKLSSICWNTYIKSQIASSNFEGVVQVWDVTRSQVLIEMREHEKRVWSIDFSSADPTMLASGSDDGSVKLWSINQAIIILALGGCQL
- the LOC116189563 gene encoding uncharacterized protein LOC116189563, whose translation is MGSPAFFVICNLHSMVAIACGGLMMFYLAEISSIKFQGSTPHDQLLIRTSDSFSGLLLVAIGLLLLMVSFVRNRDFQSFFAKGCVVLHVSMAVWRFCFERKVEDLIHKWPRQVLGDIALALSWVFFLVYSWREKYD
- the LOC116189519 gene encoding protein SPA1-RELATED 3-like isoform X1, translated to MCLFWVSCSIGWITMEGSSESAWHKSDSSRGLNTSVISDRNQRLLGDDRISFLGDESQDSRYRKDRDRAVLASSNNLKSQAISSRDCEEVIALAANPFLRALEWDDISLRQWLDKPERQVDEFECLHIFRQIVEIVDVAHSQGVVVQNVRPSCFVMSSFNRVTFIESASCSDSGSDSLDEGLNSQTDFKDEPHSLPDELHQQRSTLGTDNFQLIGSSTNTSSGTCCMQSSSMYGTQASSVEAARMDRVKDGNVEQGEEKTQAFPMKQVLLMETTWYTSPEEVAGAPSSCASDIYRLGVLLFELFCPFSSREEKSQTMSSLRHRLLPPQLLLKWPKEASFCLWLLHPDPSSRPKMSELLQSQFLNEPRDNFEDREAALELREKIEEQELLLEFLLLMQQRKQEVADRLQDTVSLLCSDIEEVRKQQMILKNKLSSCTEVAKDDLAASNLPSLNIVDNDSASSGSRKRYRVGLQKQNPEECCEDLDDGQMSNATPEKQDSFLLKSSRLMKNFKKLESAYFLTRRRSIKPPGRPLIRLTPMNSEGKGSVVITERSSVNNPASKEQHHESRHSQWIGPFLEGLCKYLSFSKFRVKADLKQGDLLNSSNLVCSLSFDRDGEYFATAGVNKKIKVFECNTILMEDRDIHYPVVEMGCRSKLSSICWNTYIKSQIASSNFEGVVQVWDVTRSQVLIEMREHEKRVWSIDFSSADPTMLASGSDDGSVKLWSINQGVSIGTIKTKANVCSVQFPSDSNRSLAFGSADHKVYYYDLRNPKLPLCTLVGHNKTVSYVKFVDSTNLVSASTDNTLKLWDLSMCTSRVVDTPLQSYTGHTNVKNFVGLSVAEGYIATGSETNEVFVYHKAFPMPALSFKFTDSDLPSSHEVDDTAQFISSICWRGQSSTLVAANSTGNIKILEMV